In a genomic window of Glycine max cultivar Williams 82 chromosome 13, Glycine_max_v4.0, whole genome shotgun sequence:
- the LOC102668493 gene encoding uncharacterized protein, which yields MGSNNTTKGLDSLIDDGECNSDNKFEVERVKEEMGAITSAVIAVVGVLLGWITIEIACKPCLEKGREAIDRSLDPDYDPDDTAIRAPLNPTAASATVKAV from the coding sequence ATGGGAAGCAACAACACAACAAAGGGACTTGATAGTTTGATTGATGATGGTGAGTGTAACAGTGATAATAAATTTGAGGTTGAGAGAGTGAAAGAGGAGATGGGTGCGATAACGAGCGCGGTGATAGCAGTTGTAGGAGTTCTTCTAGGTTGGATCACAATAGAGATCGCATGTAAACCTTGTCTTGAAAAGGGTCGCGAAGCCATCGATCGAAGTCTCGATCCAGATTACGATCCCGACGACACCGCCATTCGCGCCCCACTCAACCCCACCGCCGCCTCCGCCACCGTCAAAGCCGTTTGA
- the LOC100791329 gene encoding F-box/kelch-repeat protein At1g30090 yields MQRVRFSSQQAPVHKLGDPQMTLSPKFRLAVIQSALANPSPELELSLREEPLIPGLPDDVALNCLLRLPVQSHSSCRAVCKRWHMLLGNKERFFTNRKQFGLKDPWLFVFAYHKCTGKIQWQVLDLTHFSWHTIPAMPCKDKVCPHGFRCVSIPPDGTLFVCGGMVSDVDCPLDLVLKYEMQKNRWTVMNRMITARSFFASGVIDGMIYVAGGNSTDLYELDSAEVLDPFNGSWHPIANMGTNMASYDAAVLNGKLLVTEGWLWPFYVSPRGQVYDPRTNNWENMAVGLREGWTGSSVVVYGHLFVVSELERMKLKVYEPENDSWEAIEGPPLPEQICKPFAVNACDCHIYVVGRNLLVAVGHITRLNPKESCKEKWNFSVRWHVIDAPESLSDLTPSSSQVLFA; encoded by the coding sequence ATGCAGCGTGTTAGATTTTCATCTCAGCAGGCACCAGTACACAAGCTAGGAGATCCTCAAATGACATTATCTCCTAAGTTTAGGTTAGCTGTGATCCAATCTGCTTTGGCAAATCCATCACCTGAGTTAGAGCTTTCTCTCAGAGAAGAACCCTTAATTCCTGGTCTTCCTGATGATGTTGCTCTCAATTGTCTTCTCCGGCTTCCGGTTCAGAGTCACTCATCTTGTAGAGCTGTGTGCAAGAGGTGGCATATGCTACTTGGTAACAAAGAGAGGTTTTTCACCAATAGGAAGCAATTTGGTTTGAAAGACCCTTGGCTTTTTGTATTTGCTTACCATAAGTGCACTGGGAAGATCCAGTGGCAGGTGCTTGACCTCACACACTTTTCTTGGCACACTATCCCTGCGATGCCTTGCAAGGACAAGGTTTGCCCTCATGGTTTTAGGTGTGTTTCGATCCCCCCTGATGGCACGCTGTTTGTTTGTGGTGGCATGGTCTCTGATGTGGATTGCCCTCTTGACTTGGTGTTGAAATACGAGATGCAGAAGAATAGATGGACTGTGATGAATAGGATGATCACTGCTAGGTCATTTTTTGCTAGTGGAGTGATTGATGGTATGATTTATGTAGCTGGGGGAAATAGTACCGATCTTTATGAGCTTGATTCTGCTGAGGTGTTGGATCCTTTCAATGGGAGTTGGCACCCTATTGCCAACATGGGAACGAACATGGCATCTTATGATGCTGCAGTGCTCAATGGGAAACTTCTGGTTACTGAAGGATGGTTGTGGCCTTTTTATGTCTCACCAAGAGGCCAGGTCTATGATCCTAGAACTAATAACTGGGAAAATATGGCTGTTGGTCTCAGAGAAGGGTGGACCGGTTCAAGTGTGGTTGTTTACGGGCACTTATTTGTTGTTTCGGAGCTCGAAAGAATGAAGCTAAAGGTTTATGAACCGGAAAATGATtcctgggaagccatagaaggGCCTCCTTTGCCTGAGCAAATATGCAAGCCTTTTGCTGTGAATGCTTGTGATTGTCATATTTATGTTGTGGGTCGAAATCTTCTGGTTGCCGTTGGCCATATCACTAGACTGAACCCAAAAGAAAGCTGTAAGGAAAAATGGAACTTCAGTGTTCGATGGCATGTAATTGATGCACCAGAAAGCTTGTCAGATCTGACTCCTTCAAGCTCTCAGGTGCTGTTTGCTTAG